One window of Nitrospira sp. genomic DNA carries:
- a CDS encoding SUMF1/EgtB/PvdO family nonheme iron enzyme — MSKILISYRREDSAYAIDRIDERLVQEFGRQAVFLDVDSIPHGVDFRKYLDEQVAKCEVFLAVIGPDWMGPRDSQGKTRLEDPGDFVRLEVESALKRQIPVIPVFVRGASIPPAQQLPTTIQDLAYRHGLALRSGADFRNDMNQLIASLKRVIQGQQESQKIPGQAVRAVGEDVEKAPSAGRPSGNAPADMVKVPKGPFLYGHEKTRETIDHDYWIDRYPVTNKKYRAFIKAGGYKNRQYWSDDGWKWKVANSITGPAYWNDVKWNKGDHPVVGVSYYEAEAYATWAGKRLPTEQEWEKAARGEDGRQYPWGEGFDENLCNSSQSGIGHTTPVTQYPNGVSPHRCYDMAGNVWEWCADRYDGHGQRAIRGGSWNYEPVYLRASARLRYSAVYRLDTIGFRLAQDIEP; from the coding sequence ATGAGCAAGATCCTGATTTCGTATCGTCGTGAAGATAGCGCCTATGCCATCGATCGTATCGATGAGCGGCTTGTCCAGGAGTTTGGGCGCCAGGCCGTTTTCTTAGACGTGGATTCCATCCCCCATGGCGTTGACTTTCGCAAGTATCTGGATGAGCAGGTGGCCAAATGTGAGGTATTCCTCGCCGTGATCGGGCCAGACTGGATGGGGCCAAGAGATAGCCAGGGCAAGACCAGACTTGAAGACCCGGGAGATTTCGTGCGGCTTGAAGTTGAGTCGGCTTTGAAACGTCAGATTCCTGTAATTCCCGTGTTCGTGAGAGGGGCCTCGATCCCACCAGCCCAGCAGCTTCCGACAACCATTCAGGATTTAGCGTATCGGCATGGCCTTGCACTACGATCCGGCGCTGATTTTCGCAACGACATGAATCAGTTAATCGCGTCTCTAAAGCGAGTGATTCAGGGTCAGCAAGAAAGTCAGAAGATACCGGGACAGGCAGTGCGGGCGGTTGGTGAGGACGTGGAAAAGGCTCCGTCGGCTGGGCGACCGTCAGGTAACGCACCAGCGGACATGGTGAAAGTGCCCAAAGGGCCATTTCTGTATGGCCACGAGAAGACCCGCGAAACGATCGACCATGACTATTGGATCGACAGGTATCCCGTGACCAATAAGAAATATCGAGCCTTCATTAAAGCGGGTGGTTATAAGAATCGGCAGTACTGGTCAGATGACGGGTGGAAATGGAAGGTCGCGAATAGCATCACTGGTCCCGCCTATTGGAATGATGTGAAATGGAACAAGGGGGATCATCCTGTTGTCGGTGTCAGTTACTACGAAGCGGAGGCTTATGCCACCTGGGCCGGCAAGCGCCTCCCCACTGAGCAGGAATGGGAAAAGGCCGCCCGGGGCGAAGACGGACGCCAGTATCCCTGGGGCGAGGGATTCGACGAGAATCTATGTAACAGTTCACAGTCTGGGATTGGTCATACGACCCCGGTGACCCAGTATCCCAACGGGGTGAGCCCCCATCGGTGTTACGACATGGCGGGCAATGTCTGGGAATGGTGCGCGGACCGGTATGACGGTCATGGCCAGCGCGCGATCCGCGGCGGTTCCTGGAACTACGAACCGGTGTACCTGCGTGCTTCGGCCCGGCTCAGGTACAGCGCCGTCTACCGGCTCGACACCATCGGTTTCCGCCTTGCCCAGGACATTGAGCCCTAA
- a CDS encoding tetratricopeptide repeat protein: protein MWSFLLAVVLVVHSSAAVAALSGEEPYEALQRGDYRLAAGLFYPLAERGDARAQYNLGLLYASGLGVTQDYQAALKWHRMAAKQGHAGAQNELAQMYTNGQGVPQDYVRAYMWYSIAGESLGGGSKQELAKDREKVASRMTPAQIQKAQEMAQRCLESKLQKCDEK from the coding sequence ATGTGGTCATTTCTGCTCGCGGTTGTATTGGTTGTCCATAGTTCGGCAGCGGTGGCAGCACTCTCCGGAGAGGAACCGTATGAGGCTTTGCAGCGGGGAGACTACAGGCTCGCGGCGGGACTCTTTTACCCTCTGGCGGAGAGAGGAGATGCACGAGCGCAGTACAATCTCGGACTGCTCTATGCCAGCGGTCTGGGTGTGACGCAGGACTACCAGGCAGCGTTGAAATGGCATCGCATGGCCGCGAAGCAGGGTCACGCGGGAGCGCAAAACGAATTGGCGCAAATGTATACCAATGGACAAGGCGTTCCACAGGACTATGTTCGTGCCTATATGTGGTACAGCATCGCGGGGGAATCGTTAGGCGGTGGGTCGAAACAAGAGCTGGCGAAGGATCGAGAAAAGGTGGCATCACGTATGACTCCGGCTCAGATTCAGAAAGCGCAGGAGATGGCCCAGCGATGCTTAGAGTCGAAGCTCCAGAAATGCGACGAAAAGTAG
- a CDS encoding ATP-grasp fold amidoligase family protein: protein MRQSSAVLVKVAARLYGRLRRVSLALYRRHVSSSILNVVLYPTYLFQFVVVHHRLPMKPDRLFNDFLFQVKSGAELESPLRRRVSDKEYCKLYTEERIGAGTTTPTICVLRTADEVERYRPPAFPCVIKPTNSSGRVIIARSKTEYIEALPRIKNWFHEDYFVSDLEKNYATLERKVIIEEYIDDSFSLEGSVHCLRGEPKLVSLIDRYTKARQTFDIAGTPLGVSLYYPLKEFEPASWDFLPGLLSQSRILSAEFTYIRVDFFTDTKRVLFGELTNLPAGGIGRFYPADGEKIFSEVFFRPARRQSPAANSPSNSLFAC from the coding sequence ATGAGACAATCCTCCGCTGTCCTTGTGAAAGTCGCTGCTCGTCTCTATGGGCGCTTGCGACGGGTTTCGTTGGCGCTCTACAGAAGACACGTCTCGTCCTCAATTCTCAATGTCGTCCTGTATCCGACGTATCTCTTTCAGTTTGTAGTCGTGCATCACAGGCTCCCGATGAAACCGGACCGGTTGTTCAATGATTTCCTCTTTCAAGTGAAGTCAGGGGCTGAGCTGGAAAGCCCATTACGAAGACGTGTGTCGGACAAGGAATATTGCAAGCTGTACACGGAGGAGAGGATCGGTGCGGGAACTACCACTCCAACGATCTGTGTCTTGCGGACTGCGGACGAGGTTGAGCGGTATAGGCCACCAGCGTTTCCTTGCGTGATTAAGCCGACCAATAGCTCCGGAAGGGTAATCATCGCGCGCTCCAAAACCGAGTACATTGAGGCCCTGCCCAGAATCAAGAATTGGTTTCACGAGGACTATTTTGTGTCCGATCTGGAAAAGAATTATGCCACCCTTGAACGGAAAGTCATCATTGAGGAATACATCGACGACTCTTTTTCGCTCGAAGGATCGGTTCACTGTCTGAGGGGGGAGCCGAAGCTCGTCAGCCTGATCGATCGATACACCAAGGCGCGGCAGACTTTCGATATAGCTGGAACACCTTTGGGAGTAAGCTTGTATTATCCCCTGAAAGAATTCGAGCCGGCCAGCTGGGACTTCTTGCCGGGCCTGTTGAGCCAATCGCGAATTCTGTCGGCTGAGTTCACCTATATAAGAGTGGACTTTTTTACCGATACCAAGCGGGTGCTTTTCGGCGAACTGACGAATTTGCCCGCAGGCGGGATCGGCCGATTTTATCCAGCCGATGGGGAGAAGATATTTTCAGAGGTGTTCTTTCGGCCTGCGCGCCGACAAAGTCCAGCGGCCAATTCACCGTCAAACAGTCTTTTCGCTTGTTGA